The Thermus hydrothermalis nucleotide sequence GAAGGGGTTGTGTCCGGCATAAACGCTAAGCCCACCGCTTCATGGTTTATCCCCTACCTAGCCACCGCCCCCTTTGACGGCAACCCCCAGGCCGAATCCAAAGCGTGGGCAGAAAAAGCGTTAGGCCAGGTGCGGCAGAAGGCTCCCGTGAAGCGGGCTGTTGGGGGAACGGTTTTCACCCTACTGGGCAATCCCCCCACCTTTTACACCCTGGAGGTCAGCCACCGGGACTACGAGTCCTGGCTGAGCCAGCACCTGCGCTGACATGGCCCGCAAGCGTCCTCCAGGAGAAGGGTCCATCTACCAGCGGAAGGACGGGCTCTGGGTCGGGGCCATCACGGTGGGCTACACCCCTCGCGGGAACCCCCGGCGGAAGGTCGTCTACGGCAGGACCCGCCAGGAGGTCGCCCGTAAGCTCGCCGAGCTCCAGGTGCTCCACCACCGGGGGCTCCTCGCCGAGCCCGCCCAGATCACCGTGCGGGACTGGGCCGAGGACTGGCTCAAGCGCAAGGCGGCGGAGGTTCGCCCCCGCACCCTGGAGAGCTACCGCTACCACCTGGCGAAGGCCATACCCTCCCTCAGGGACCCCACGGCTCACGACCGCTTTGGGCGCATGCGGCTCCAGAGCGTCCAACCCCTCCACGTCCGGCGGCACCTGGACGGGCTCAGGCTCACCCCGCACGCCATGAAGAACATCCGCTGGCTCCTCCACGCCGTCTTTGAGGACGCCGTGCGGATGGAGCTCATCCACCGCAACCCCGTGGCTCCCGTGAAGGTGAAGGGGCCGCCGAGGAAGAGTCCGGGAAGAACCTTGGAGCCCGATGAGGCTAGGAGACTTCTCGCCGCGCTGGACGCCCACCCCTCCCCCCTCGCCCTCGCCCTCCGGCTCATGCTCACCTGCGGGCTCCGAAGAGGCGAGGCTCTGGG carries:
- a CDS encoding tyrosine-type recombinase/integrase, with the translated sequence MARKRPPGEGSIYQRKDGLWVGAITVGYTPRGNPRRKVVYGRTRQEVARKLAELQVLHHRGLLAEPAQITVRDWAEDWLKRKAAEVRPRTLESYRYHLAKAIPSLRDPTAHDRFGRMRLQSVQPLHVRRHLDGLRLTPHAMKNIRWLLHAVFEDAVRMELIHRNPVAPVKVKGPPRKSPGRTLEPDEARRLLAALDAHPSPLALALRLMLTCGLRRGEALGLRWEDVDLEEGVLHVRRAWAKVGGKGVVSEPKTSSGYRAVPIPPTTLERLRAYRESVQGLSEEEVQRSWLFPGRDPSQPVHPDAPDRLLRRLLARLGLPQVRVHDLRHTYGSLLLAHGAPVELVAERMGHANPNITLGIYRHLLEEERRGWVLDIG